In Maridesulfovibrio sp., a single genomic region encodes these proteins:
- a CDS encoding type II toxin-antitoxin system RelE/ParE family toxin: MNQRQLFWVGTSKKDLLSQAVEVRQCVGYALHTVQNGGIPENSKPFKQGGSGVMEIVVNHDTDTYRTMYVAKLQKGIYILHSFQKKSKTGKATPKSDIEKIQARYREALKADNE; the protein is encoded by the coding sequence TTGAATCAACGTCAACTGTTCTGGGTCGGGACAAGTAAAAAAGACCTGTTAAGCCAAGCCGTTGAAGTCAGGCAATGTGTCGGATACGCCTTGCACACAGTGCAGAATGGAGGAATTCCAGAGAATTCCAAACCATTCAAGCAAGGCGGATCAGGAGTCATGGAAATAGTAGTCAACCACGACACGGACACATATCGGACAATGTATGTGGCAAAATTGCAGAAAGGCATATACATTCTGCACTCGTTCCAAAAGAAATCCAAAACAGGTAAAGCCACACCAAAATCTGACATTGAAAAAATACAGGCTAGGTATAGAGAGGCTTTAAAAGCTGATAATGAATAA
- a CDS encoding helix-turn-helix transcriptional regulator produces MTIEAGSGNVFEDLGLERPDELAYKSNIVMEIQKAIKIRGITQTKAAEICGTDQPTLSKILNGNIALATTDRLFSWLVRLGYMVKITIEPSISSGNIQVCSCR; encoded by the coding sequence ATGACTATAGAAGCAGGATCAGGTAACGTTTTTGAAGATCTTGGTCTGGAAAGACCGGATGAGTTGGCTTACAAATCTAATATAGTTATGGAAATCCAAAAAGCTATCAAAATTCGCGGCATAACCCAGACAAAAGCTGCAGAAATCTGTGGCACAGATCAGCCCACTCTATCTAAAATTCTGAATGGCAACATAGCTCTTGCAACGACCGACAGACTCTTCAGTTGGCTGGTAAGACTTGGATACATGGTGAAAATCACCATTGAACCCTCAATCTCTTCCGGCAATATTCAGGTTTGTTCCTGCAGATAA
- a CDS encoding helix-turn-helix transcriptional regulator, which produces MSDLSFESFKKEALSDPKTREEYEALTPIWELRRKLIRLRTEKGVTQEELAKLMGTNKANISRLECGENAPYPTFKTIANYAKALGYKVSIDFDPQ; this is translated from the coding sequence ATGAGTGATCTGAGCTTTGAATCATTCAAGAAGGAAGCCCTTAGCGACCCTAAAACCCGTGAAGAGTATGAAGCACTGACTCCGATCTGGGAACTGAGGCGGAAGCTTATAAGGCTGAGAACGGAAAAGGGAGTTACTCAGGAAGAGCTTGCCAAGCTCATGGGTACCAATAAAGCCAATATCTCACGCCTTGAGTGCGGAGAGAATGCACCATATCCGACCTTCAAAACTATTGCCAACTACGCCAAGGCTCTGGGATACAAAGTATCTATCGATTTTGACCCGCAGTAA
- a CDS encoding helix-turn-helix transcriptional regulator produces the protein MTLINFNEAFPEPTPAQLLRGARTREGLTQAELADALGIHKNNVSEMERGVRNISVDMAKRLADVLNTSYRHFL, from the coding sequence ATGACACTTATAAATTTCAACGAAGCCTTTCCAGAACCGACTCCCGCCCAGCTGCTGCGCGGAGCCAGAACCCGCGAAGGTCTGACTCAGGCAGAACTTGCGGATGCACTCGGTATTCACAAGAACAATGTTTCTGAGATGGAACGAGGCGTGCGGAACATCAGCGTGGATATGGCCAAGCGGCTGGCTGATGTATTGAACACTTCTTACAGGCACTTTTTATAA
- a CDS encoding pentapeptide repeat-containing protein — MANPEHLKILEQGVEVWNKWREENPDVCPDLNFSNIERANLKGIKLGGAKLKGVKLEGADLTMADLNGAKLAGANLRDAKLEGANFKWADLEDTNLRGTYLEGANLGGANLGGADLRWTKLTNVNVQGVKFDNNMECRGINVQGCIGSQRFVRHVMDLDYIEETLEKHPIKFSFWWFTSNCGRSIWRWAMLSIFFALGFGYIFSQNPEWFEISTDGIKNSWFTPYYFSIVTFTTLGFGDVTPKTTIGELWLTAEVTLGYIMLGGLITLFATRMVRQSG, encoded by the coding sequence GTGGCGAATCCAGAGCATTTAAAGATATTGGAACAGGGTGTTGAGGTTTGGAATAAGTGGCGTGAAGAGAATCCTGATGTTTGTCCTGACTTAAATTTTTCAAATATCGAGAGGGCAAATCTAAAAGGAATAAAGCTCGGGGGGGCAAAGCTCAAAGGGGTAAAACTTGAGGGGGCAGATCTTACGATGGCAGATCTCAATGGGGCAAAGTTAGCAGGGGCAAATCTAAGGGATGCAAAACTTGAAGGAGCAAATTTTAAGTGGGCAGATCTTGAAGATACAAACCTCAGGGGGACATATCTAGAGGGGGCAAATCTCGGAGGGGCAAATCTCGGAGGGGCAGATCTCAGGTGGACAAAACTAACAAACGTAAACGTGCAAGGTGTCAAATTTGACAACAATATGGAATGCAGAGGCATCAATGTACAAGGCTGCATTGGAAGCCAAAGATTTGTCAGACATGTTATGGATCTAGATTATATTGAAGAAACCCTAGAAAAACATCCGATTAAATTCTCCTTTTGGTGGTTTACTTCTAACTGCGGCCGGTCCATATGGCGCTGGGCAATGTTATCTATTTTTTTCGCTCTTGGCTTCGGATATATTTTCTCACAAAATCCGGAGTGGTTTGAAATCAGCACCGACGGGATAAAAAACAGCTGGTTTACCCCATATTATTTTAGCATCGTCACTTTCACGACACTTGGCTTTGGAGATGTGACGCCTAAGACGACCATTGGAGAACTATGGCTAACGGCCGAAGTCACGCTTGGATATATAATGTTAGGTGGTCTGATAACTTTATTTGCAACTAGAATGGTACGCCAAAGCGGCTGA
- a CDS encoding BRO family protein, translating to MDTPGGKQEMSAVSESGLYSLIFRSRKPEAKKFRKWITSEVIPSLRKTGCYTMGQGAEESALLTIDEYDSLYALLAKWGVLLKEREAWKEHEVLDKSIGRIMTFLGKEPASALKDLSRAEADHMQRYLTTQLTIMQGRSGEMKSPEEEEAARLRSEKARKAAQARWGKAKALGK from the coding sequence GTGGACACCCCTGGCGGGAAGCAAGAAATGTCAGCAGTTTCCGAGTCCGGCCTGTACTCGCTGATTTTCAGGAGCCGCAAGCCGGAAGCAAAGAAGTTCCGCAAGTGGATCACTTCGGAAGTGATACCCAGCCTGAGAAAGACGGGGTGCTACACAATGGGGCAGGGGGCTGAAGAGTCCGCGCTGCTGACCATTGATGAATACGATTCCCTATACGCCCTGCTTGCCAAGTGGGGTGTGCTGCTCAAAGAAAGGGAAGCGTGGAAAGAACACGAGGTGCTGGATAAAAGCATCGGCAGGATCATGACCTTTCTGGGCAAGGAACCGGCCTCCGCACTCAAGGATTTATCCAGGGCCGAAGCGGATCACATGCAACGCTACCTGACTACGCAACTGACAATCATGCAGGGCAGGTCGGGCGAAATGAAATCGCCGGAAGAAGAGGAAGCCGCACGGCTCCGGTCCGAGAAAGCGCGGAAAGCCGCACAGGCCCGCTGGGGCAAGGCAAAGGCTCTCGGGAAGTAG
- a CDS encoding replicative DNA helicase, with amino-acid sequence MNMSAPPNNMELERALLGAVIRDNGRNVDDLIPILKTPDHFYSPVHQNIWQTILAMHREQVPIDLVTLNDRLMKNGRSSECGGAVFLAELTSDIQPVSHAKGWARDLQDYARRRAMARMGQQLIEHAYSPEADPSQFAASAQEIVDSVLEDRVNVSAQKPSEIIRGYMKYLEGLESRGGDGIKTHLYKLNSITGGFLPGEVVILAGRPSNGKTALALNFSLYSVFSQVPVGIFSLEMMSYLLVNRYLSSTHGINGMRFRDGKFTSEDWQNIYDFAQHFQGLDPWLRIWDRPSLSASELRAQCRRWKREFGLRLAVVDYIQLVRPDTRGGSREREVAEISRIVKETAMDTGITLVVLGQLNREVETRKNKIPLLSDLRESGAIEQDADQVIFIRPWNPKTTDDLVEVTLDVAKSRNSNTGSLETMYRRRRLQFLNDNEKDWSWLGFAPA; translated from the coding sequence ATGAACATGTCCGCACCTCCCAACAACATGGAGCTGGAAAGGGCTCTGCTCGGTGCCGTGATCAGGGATAACGGTCGCAATGTTGACGACCTCATTCCTATCCTGAAGACTCCGGACCATTTCTACAGTCCTGTTCATCAGAATATATGGCAGACTATTCTAGCCATGCATCGTGAACAGGTTCCTATTGATCTCGTTACGCTTAATGATCGGCTTATGAAAAACGGCCGCTCCAGCGAGTGCGGCGGGGCTGTCTTTCTTGCCGAACTCACAAGCGACATTCAGCCTGTCAGTCACGCCAAAGGGTGGGCTAGGGATCTGCAGGATTATGCCCGGCGGAGGGCAATGGCCCGTATGGGACAGCAGCTTATTGAGCACGCTTATTCCCCTGAAGCTGATCCTTCACAGTTTGCAGCATCCGCCCAGGAGATTGTTGATTCAGTCCTTGAGGATCGGGTCAACGTCAGCGCGCAGAAGCCATCCGAAATTATCCGGGGATATATGAAATATCTGGAGGGCCTTGAATCTCGCGGCGGTGATGGAATCAAGACTCATCTATACAAGCTCAACAGCATCACCGGCGGATTTCTTCCCGGCGAAGTTGTCATTCTGGCCGGACGTCCTTCTAACGGCAAAACGGCACTTGCACTTAATTTCTCCCTTTATTCGGTTTTCAGCCAGGTTCCGGTCGGGATCTTTTCCCTGGAGATGATGAGCTATCTGCTCGTCAATCGCTACCTCTCATCTACTCACGGTATTAACGGAATGCGTTTTCGTGACGGGAAATTCACGTCAGAAGACTGGCAGAATATTTATGATTTCGCACAACATTTTCAAGGTCTGGATCCGTGGTTGCGGATCTGGGACAGGCCATCATTATCTGCTTCCGAACTTCGGGCCCAATGCCGGCGTTGGAAGCGTGAGTTCGGTCTGCGTCTGGCTGTTGTGGATTATATTCAGCTTGTCCGGCCGGATACCAGGGGCGGATCACGAGAAAGGGAGGTGGCCGAGATTTCGCGCATAGTGAAAGAGACGGCCATGGACACCGGGATCACCCTTGTTGTTCTGGGCCAGCTGAACCGGGAGGTTGAAACCCGCAAGAACAAGATTCCGCTGCTTTCGGATCTGCGCGAGTCCGGAGCAATAGAACAGGATGCTGACCAGGTCATTTTCATCCGTCCGTGGAATCCTAAAACCACCGACGATCTGGTGGAGGTTACTCTGGATGTGGCCAAAAGCAGGAACTCAAATACCGGCAGCCTTGAAACAATGTACAGGCGCAGGCGGCTGCAGTTCCTTAATGACAATGAAAAGGATTGGAGCTGGCTTGGTTTTGCTCCGGCCTAA
- a CDS encoding P63C domain-containing protein has product MPDNMLKATHQGKLNINGNEISCAVLEDETRVLVDRSLALSLDRRGGGAYWRKKKESEAPMLPEYISANYLTPYISEELYEKLLAPIEYTNKRGEVAVGVSAELLPDICNVWITARNDGALNLNQEETAEKAYILLRGLATVGIDALVDEATGYQDIRAKNALAKILEQYLDNELKKWTKTFPDSFYKEIFRLNGWKFNDMSTARPGVIGKWTNDFVYERLAPGLLEELKRKNPKNEKGNRAVRHHQWFNTDSGHPKLRQHIAGVEALMRASTTWEGFKRALDRAYPKLGNQLLLPGVDEEF; this is encoded by the coding sequence ATGCCAGACAATATGCTAAAGGCAACTCACCAAGGCAAGCTCAACATTAATGGAAACGAAATTTCATGTGCTGTCTTGGAGGATGAAACACGAGTTCTCGTAGATAGAAGTTTAGCATTGTCATTGGACAGAAGAGGGGGAGGCGCTTATTGGAGAAAGAAGAAAGAAAGCGAAGCGCCTATGTTGCCAGAGTATATATCAGCAAACTACTTAACTCCTTATATCTCTGAAGAATTATATGAAAAATTGTTGGCGCCTATCGAGTACACTAACAAGCGTGGAGAGGTTGCTGTCGGTGTCTCTGCCGAACTATTGCCCGATATTTGTAACGTATGGATTACCGCTCGCAATGATGGGGCGCTCAATTTAAATCAGGAAGAAACGGCAGAGAAAGCATATATTCTTCTTCGTGGTCTTGCTACTGTTGGTATTGATGCTCTTGTCGATGAAGCCACTGGTTATCAAGATATACGTGCGAAAAATGCTTTAGCCAAAATTCTTGAACAGTATCTCGACAATGAGTTAAAAAAATGGACTAAAACTTTCCCGGACAGTTTTTATAAAGAAATTTTTAGGCTTAATGGGTGGAAATTTAACGATATGTCTACTGCGCGTCCGGGCGTAATAGGTAAGTGGACAAATGACTTTGTATATGAGCGCCTCGCGCCCGGTCTTCTCGAAGAACTCAAAAGGAAGAACCCTAAGAATGAAAAGGGAAACCGTGCAGTCCGACATCATCAATGGTTTAACACTGATTCTGGACACCCTAAGCTTAGGCAGCACATTGCAGGTGTAGAGGCGCTCATGCGTGCCTCGACAACTTGGGAAGGGTTTAAAAGAGCTCTTGATAGAGCTTATCCGAAACTTGGCAACCAATTGTTATTGCCGGGTGTAGATGAGGAGTTTTAG
- a CDS encoding Rha family transcriptional regulator codes for MAGKNLANSRTSDNSSVVGSPTLVVSDGKPVVSSIEISKHFGKQHKDVLRKIESLEIPDDFGRRNFTPSSYINSQNKQMPCFNLTRDGFAYLVMGFTGKKASEWKIRYLEAFNAMEQELIRRQCNTPMQTPAELPEESEHPRWYNFVYAFVQAECRPDPGSRISKEAIYEHYCNFCIRNNASPVHRIRFFTALYCHATYIKETRPHIDGMRPRMLANIAVTPWQSAPKEALKLCAPPTRSAPPYRRAITPEVHPARTGHNHMDTAKEVMLRDIESRPREERQALLMAYDALIEAEQVLDGEVRNG; via the coding sequence ATGGCTGGAAAGAACTTAGCCAATTCACGCACTTCTGACAACAGTTCAGTTGTCGGTTCACCTACGCTTGTTGTATCGGACGGCAAGCCTGTTGTCTCGTCTATTGAGATTTCCAAGCATTTTGGCAAGCAGCATAAAGACGTTCTCAGAAAGATTGAATCGCTTGAAATTCCAGACGATTTTGGACGGCGCAATTTTACGCCGTCCTCTTACATCAATTCCCAGAACAAACAAATGCCCTGCTTCAACCTAACCCGTGACGGCTTCGCCTATCTGGTTATGGGCTTCACTGGCAAAAAAGCTTCAGAGTGGAAAATCCGCTACCTTGAAGCCTTCAACGCTATGGAGCAAGAACTTATCCGCAGGCAATGCAACACCCCCATGCAGACACCAGCAGAGCTACCGGAAGAATCGGAGCACCCGCGCTGGTATAATTTCGTTTATGCCTTCGTTCAGGCAGAATGCCGCCCTGATCCGGGCAGCAGGATTTCAAAAGAAGCCATTTACGAACATTATTGCAACTTCTGCATACGGAACAACGCCAGCCCGGTACACCGTATCCGTTTCTTTACCGCCCTGTATTGCCACGCTACCTACATAAAGGAAACGCGCCCGCATATTGACGGTATGCGGCCCCGGATGCTGGCGAATATTGCCGTTACTCCGTGGCAATCCGCACCCAAGGAAGCTTTGAAACTATGCGCACCGCCTACCCGATCCGCCCCACCCTACCGCCGGGCCATTACCCCGGAAGTGCACCCCGCGCGCACTGGCCATAACCATATGGACACAGCAAAAGAAGTAATGCTTCGGGATATTGAAAGCCGCCCACGCGAAGAGCGGCAGGCACTGCTTATGGCATATGATGCATTGATTGAAGCTGAACAGGTTTTGGATGGGGAGGTGCGTAATGGATAG
- a CDS encoding contractile injection system protein, VgrG/Pvc8 family, whose amino-acid sequence MGLTHKPVYRVECNGNDITAAIQNDLISLTITDEAGVKSDSLDISINDKGYAVAPAGSQFKVWLGYGNAATFMGLYVLNSVRLSGPPDKMDIKAAGAPQDQSSNYSQLQTQKKRSWTPQTIGAMVATIAADHGLDPAVAADLSGVALPHIDQINESDMHLLTRIARDHDAIAKANAGKLIFAHKGQGKTVSGKSMPTIELVPNQVTSVSVDIESRTNFNTVVALWRDVEGARDVEEIAGSGEPVHRIRHIYPTPEAAIKAAKGKLEAFQRGKQSLSGSLPGRPELRAEGRLSLSGFRAEKNGLWSITRATHKLGSGGYVTSVEGERV is encoded by the coding sequence ATGGGATTAACTCACAAGCCCGTTTACCGCGTGGAATGTAACGGTAATGACATTACCGCCGCAATTCAGAACGATTTAATTTCGCTGACCATCACCGATGAAGCCGGGGTAAAATCTGATTCGTTGGACATATCCATTAATGATAAGGGTTATGCCGTGGCGCCCGCCGGGAGCCAGTTTAAAGTCTGGCTCGGCTATGGCAACGCGGCAACCTTCATGGGGCTGTACGTCCTTAATTCCGTGCGCCTATCCGGGCCACCGGATAAGATGGACATTAAAGCCGCTGGCGCGCCGCAGGATCAGAGTTCAAATTATTCCCAGCTTCAGACGCAGAAAAAACGCTCATGGACTCCGCAGACCATAGGCGCAATGGTTGCCACCATAGCCGCTGACCATGGTCTTGATCCTGCCGTTGCTGCTGATCTGTCCGGGGTGGCCCTGCCTCATATCGACCAGATAAATGAATCTGACATGCACCTGCTAACCCGGATCGCGCGGGACCATGATGCCATAGCCAAGGCCAACGCGGGCAAACTGATCTTCGCCCATAAGGGGCAAGGTAAAACAGTTTCGGGCAAATCCATGCCCACCATTGAACTTGTCCCTAATCAGGTGACCAGCGTTAGTGTTGATATTGAATCCCGCACGAATTTTAATACCGTGGTGGCCCTATGGCGTGATGTTGAAGGCGCGCGGGATGTTGAAGAGATAGCCGGGAGTGGTGAACCCGTTCACCGGATCAGACATATTTACCCAACCCCTGAAGCCGCAATTAAGGCCGCAAAGGGTAAGCTTGAGGCTTTCCAAAGGGGCAAGCAAAGCCTTTCTGGAAGCCTTCCCGGTAGGCCCGAACTAAGGGCAGAGGGTAGGCTTTCGCTTTCTGGTTTTCGGGCTGAGAAAAATGGGCTTTGGTCTATTACCCGTGCTACTCATAAGTTAGGGAGTGGGGGGTATGTGACGAGTGTTGAGGGGGAAAGGGTTTAA
- a CDS encoding tail protein X, with protein sequence MITYTTKDGDMLDRICWKYYGFESAVPEVLEANPGLADLGPVLEAGVEIILPEVATPEPDQGINIWD encoded by the coding sequence ATGATTACTTACACCACCAAAGATGGCGACATGCTGGACCGCATATGCTGGAAGTATTACGGCTTTGAATCCGCTGTGCCGGAAGTGCTTGAAGCAAATCCGGGTCTTGCCGATCTCGGCCCGGTGCTGGAAGCCGGGGTTGAAATCATCCTGCCGGAAGTCGCCACGCCGGAACCGGATCAGGGGATCAACATATGGGATTAA
- a CDS encoding phage tail protein, with the protein MLKLGDFIFSVDTAAYQDLQRSTARNWAKINRIGKRAAHQDLGPGDDSITLPGVIYPTYKGGLGQIDKMREMQGKGEPLMLVDGLGNVHDKWVIVTLTEKDDAFFRDGVAQKQEFTLKIERFEE; encoded by the coding sequence ATGTTAAAACTCGGTGATTTTATTTTTTCTGTGGATACTGCCGCATATCAGGATTTGCAGAGGTCAACGGCTCGGAATTGGGCGAAGATTAACCGGATCGGCAAACGCGCCGCCCACCAGGATTTAGGACCGGGGGATGATTCTATCACTCTACCCGGCGTAATCTACCCGACCTATAAAGGCGGGCTGGGCCAGATTGATAAGATGCGCGAAATGCAGGGTAAGGGCGAACCGCTGATGCTGGTGGACGGCCTCGGAAATGTTCACGACAAGTGGGTTATCGTAACCCTTACTGAAAAGGACGATGCATTCTTTCGGGATGGGGTAGCCCAAAAGCAGGAATTTACCCTCAAAATTGAACGGTTTGAAGAATGA
- a CDS encoding phage tail tape measure protein: MASKKYSAVVEVGGAVKGSFGSSMNSVQSGLVSVGDAVKKADSRFGEFSSGVAETETVVDKVGSVLQEMEARQGRIGDSLKLLSGDVSLYADELKDARAKMDLLNQYDPAAVRESGKAYRELKRDAAKLRKEYEAHPKPTKKMLNEVKRAEASAEKAGRAYKANQDKLASLGSELEKAGVDTKNLTGAHRKLAKQLDKSRKAYKKMSAAVEAGGKMKAQVGDLARTGGMVGASVVAGAAAVGTAVTMVNQATGEQVKLANALGVSAEEFQAWGGVAREAGFEVDTVGDLIEEMNNKLGESAGLEEITPVKESLEMLGLSFEELQDMAPEEQFKRIAEAIKAMPDGQQASAAADILMGGEANKFFGYLRTRKEGVDEIINQQKRLNVLSEEGRKGAADYNTAFSQMTTVVGSVAAEVSGLIGGALAPLISEYAPKLADYVRSHKDDLMGVGDAVRGMIPAVIDFGKGLYKVGSMVAGFISAVGGIENVAMMVGAVMAGKAAMGMVSFASSLVTVGQALPFISTGIKAIGAAVAANPIGLIVTAVVGGAMLIWKYWEPIKEFFSGLIDTVGSVVSSVGSFFGFGDDEEEKEPTPKVGDAVKKSVPVAEARPETVTGARPVLEDTLEVGQAYRQNVPVQIPPSQNLLQGVTDNSQNTEQKQTNISNKFEIQVHAAPGQSSEEIADEVMQRIEERSRDNSRLAMYDG, encoded by the coding sequence ATGGCAAGTAAAAAATATTCCGCAGTGGTGGAAGTCGGCGGAGCCGTAAAAGGCTCCTTCGGCAGTTCCATGAATTCAGTGCAAAGCGGTCTTGTCTCCGTGGGTGATGCAGTCAAGAAAGCTGATTCCCGGTTCGGTGAATTCAGTTCCGGCGTTGCTGAAACGGAAACTGTTGTCGATAAAGTCGGTTCCGTGCTTCAGGAAATGGAAGCACGGCAAGGCCGTATTGGTGATTCTCTGAAGCTGCTGTCCGGCGATGTATCGCTTTATGCTGATGAATTGAAGGATGCCCGTGCCAAGATGGACCTGCTTAATCAGTATGACCCCGCTGCTGTGCGCGAATCCGGTAAGGCTTATCGGGAATTGAAGCGAGATGCCGCCAAGCTCCGCAAGGAATATGAAGCGCATCCTAAGCCTACAAAGAAGATGCTGAACGAGGTCAAGCGCGCTGAAGCCTCCGCGGAAAAGGCAGGCAGGGCGTACAAGGCCAATCAGGATAAACTAGCTTCCTTGGGTTCTGAATTGGAAAAGGCCGGGGTTGATACAAAAAACCTAACCGGTGCACACCGCAAACTTGCAAAACAGCTTGATAAGTCCCGCAAGGCTTACAAGAAAATGTCCGCCGCTGTGGAAGCTGGCGGCAAAATGAAAGCACAGGTCGGCGACTTGGCGCGCACTGGTGGTATGGTTGGGGCTTCTGTGGTTGCTGGGGCTGCCGCTGTTGGCACTGCCGTTACTATGGTGAATCAGGCCACGGGCGAACAGGTCAAGCTTGCCAATGCTCTTGGTGTTTCCGCTGAAGAATTTCAGGCATGGGGCGGGGTGGCCCGCGAAGCCGGATTCGAAGTTGATACCGTTGGCGACCTCATTGAAGAAATGAATAACAAGCTCGGTGAATCCGCCGGGCTTGAAGAAATTACCCCGGTCAAGGAATCCCTTGAAATGCTCGGCTTGTCGTTTGAAGAACTTCAGGACATGGCCCCGGAAGAACAGTTCAAGAGGATTGCCGAAGCAATCAAGGCCATGCCGGATGGCCAGCAGGCTTCAGCCGCTGCCGATATTCTTATGGGCGGAGAAGCTAATAAATTTTTCGGCTACCTACGCACTCGCAAGGAAGGCGTTGACGAAATAATTAACCAGCAGAAGCGACTTAATGTCCTTTCCGAGGAAGGGCGCAAGGGTGCGGCTGATTACAATACCGCCTTTTCTCAAATGACTACAGTTGTCGGCTCGGTTGCTGCTGAAGTTTCCGGCCTGATAGGTGGCGCGCTGGCCCCGCTCATTTCCGAATATGCACCCAAACTTGCCGACTACGTGCGTTCCCATAAGGACGATCTTATGGGCGTTGGTGATGCCGTGCGGGGTATGATCCCGGCCGTAATTGATTTCGGCAAGGGGCTGTACAAGGTCGGCTCTATGGTTGCGGGTTTTATTTCCGCCGTGGGCGGAATTGAAAACGTAGCCATGATGGTCGGCGCGGTCATGGCGGGTAAAGCCGCTATGGGTATGGTCAGTTTTGCAAGCTCGCTGGTCACAGTCGGGCAGGCTCTACCTTTTATTTCTACCGGGATTAAGGCCATTGGCGCGGCTGTCGCAGCCAACCCTATCGGTTTGATTGTTACCGCTGTTGTCGGCGGGGCTATGCTTATTTGGAAATACTGGGAGCCGATCAAGGAATTCTTTTCCGGGCTGATTGATACCGTAGGCAGTGTTGTTTCCAGTGTCGGAAGTTTTTTCGGTTTTGGAGATGATGAAGAGGAAAAAGAACCCACTCCCAAAGTCGGCGATGCCGTAAAGAAATCAGTGCCTGTTGCCGAGGCCAGACCGGAAACAGTAACCGGAGCTCGGCCCGTTCTAGAAGATACGTTGGAAGTAGGGCAGGCTTATCGTCAAAATGTTCCGGTTCAAATTCCACCCTCCCAAAATCTTTTACAGGGGGTAACGGACAATTCCCAAAATACGGAACAGAAGCAGACCAATATTTCCAACAAATTTGAAATTCAGGTACATGCCGCGCCGGGCCAATCTTCCGAAGAAATCGCGGATGAGGTTATGCAGCGGATTGAAGAAAGGAGCCGGGATAATTCACGGCTTGCCATGTATGACGGGTAA
- a CDS encoding phage tail assembly protein codes for MEPITLDYPVDFGGVEIKELNMRRAKVRDQKAARKSTKNDADYESVLFANLCEVSPDLIDDLDMKDYKKLQEKYKGFLS; via the coding sequence ATGGAACCTATCACACTTGATTACCCGGTAGATTTTGGCGGCGTAGAAATTAAAGAACTGAATATGCGCCGTGCGAAAGTGCGCGACCAGAAGGCCGCAAGGAAAAGCACTAAAAACGATGCTGATTATGAATCAGTTCTCTTTGCCAATCTGTGTGAGGTCTCGCCGGACCTGATAGATGATCTGGATATGAAGGACTACAAAAAGCTGCAAGAGAAATACAAAGGTTTTTTATCCTAA
- a CDS encoding phage major tail tube protein gives MGYGDNKIKDMNLFVDGKGYAGNVDEFNPPKLTLKIDDYRGGGMDTSIPIEMGMEPLETSFVLSGHFPEVLTLWGVTAGDKPQLTAKGSIDSYYGGVSSVVINMRGVITSVEEGGWKPGENSPLTFTMKLDYYKREQDGTVLYEIDVPNMVRIVNGKDQLEERRKAIGL, from the coding sequence ATGGGTTACGGAGATAATAAAATCAAAGATATGAACCTGTTTGTTGATGGTAAGGGGTATGCCGGAAATGTGGATGAATTTAATCCTCCCAAGCTCACCCTTAAAATTGATGATTACCGGGGCGGAGGAATGGACACATCTATTCCTATTGAAATGGGCATGGAACCGCTTGAAACTTCTTTTGTTTTATCCGGTCACTTTCCAGAAGTTCTGACATTATGGGGTGTTACTGCTGGCGATAAACCCCAACTCACCGCCAAGGGGTCAATTGATTCATATTATGGAGGCGTGTCCAGTGTTGTGATTAATATGCGTGGCGTAATTACTTCTGTTGAGGAGGGAGGATGGAAGCCCGGTGAGAATTCACCGCTAACATTTACGATGAAGCTTGATTATTACAAGCGCGAACAGGACGGGACGGTTCTTTACGAAATTGATGTACCTAATATGGTTCGCATTGTTAACGGCAAAGATCAGCTTGAAGAAAGACGTAAAGCAATAGGATTGTAA